Genomic DNA from Verrucomicrobiota bacterium:
CGTCATCGTCTTCGCAAAGCGCGTAGATGGCGTTGAAAAGAGCGTGCTTGGCTCCGCAACTCACGGTGACCAACTCTGGCGCCGAAGGGATGCCATTTTCGGCCACCAGCTTGGTGGCGATGGCCTCGCGCAGCTCCATGATTCCGCTGACGGCCGTGTATTTGGTCTCCCCGCGATGGAGGGCCTCGATGGCCGCTTCTTTGATGAAGTCGGGCGTATCCATGTCCGGCTCTCCCGCTCCGAAGCTGCAAACGTCTTCTCCCTGCTGGATGAGCTTTTTGGCCTCGGCTGTGATGGCCAGGGTTTGGGAGGGCTTGAGGTCGTGCAGGCGGGTGGAAACAAAGCTCATAAGTCGTTCTAGTTGATGGGAAAACGCTCTGGGAGCGCCGTCTCGCCGGCCGCGAAAGAGGGGAGGAGACAGATTGCCATGAGGATAGTGGTAAGCGACCGCCCCCTCCCGGTTCGCACTGGCTTGGCCTCCCGGGAACGAGGGGACGGATGCCTAGCGCAAAGCAGGTGGCTTGCAAGCGAAAAGGCGAGGCGGATTTTGGCGCTCGCTTTCCCTTTTGATCTCGCCACGTGGGCGGTTCTCGATTTTCTTCGAGGCGTGAATGTCCACCACCTGGAGCTCTTCTACTACGTCGCCAAATTCGAGGGCATCACCAACGCAGTCCGCTGCATGCCCTACCCGATTCAACAGCCGGCGGTCAGCGGTCAACTGCTCCAACTGGAGGGCTCCCTCGGGGTGAAACTTTTCCAGCGTCGCCCCTTCCAACTCACCCCCGAGGGAGAGCGGCTCTACGATTTCATCTATCCGTTTTACAGTCGCCTGCCTTCTCTTCAGGAATGGATCCGACAAGAGCGCAGCCAACATCTTCGCCTGGCCGCGAGCGCCACCGTCCTGAGCTCGCATCTGCCCGATCTCTTGAGCGAGTTCCGCCAGGATTGGCCCGAGCTTCGCCTCAGCCTCCATCAAGTGAACCCTTCGGAAGCAGAGCTGCTGTTGACTCGCCAGGAAGTCGACCTGGCGATTTCCGCCATCCCGAGCACCCCGGCCCGCGGCCTCACGGCCACCAGGCTCCTTGAGATCCCCCTGCTGCTCTTGGCCCCTCCGGGCAGCCGAGTCGCGTCCATCGAAGGTCTGGCCAGCACGGCCGGATCGATCGAATTGCCACTCATTTCCCTGCCACCCCACGAGCCTCTAGCTCAGACTTTCGAAAAAGAACTTTCGCGGCGTGGCCTGCTCTGGCCGCCGCAGATCGAGGTCTCCAATCTGGAAACCATTCGGTCCTATGTCGCCCAGGGCTTTGGGTATGGCTTGTCAGTGGCCGTGCCAGGCGTAGCGCCTTCTGGAGACATGGAAGAGATTCCGTTGAACGATTTCCCGTCTATTGAAGTTGGCCTGCTTCATGGGGCACCGCTCAAGCCGGTTGCCCAAGCGTTCCTCGAAAAGACGGTCCGGCAGGCTGCCAATCTCATCCAGTGAGCCCGGCTCTATTGATCGAATTGGAGGTCTTTCCACACCAGGCGATCTCCTTTGAAGAAATAGCAACCCAAGAAGGTCTGGCCCGCCAGAATCTGGGGCAGCCAATACTGGTCGTCCTCCCACATTTCCTGGTAGGGAATGGCTTCGATCTTGGTCCACTTCGGATCGGCTTCTTCGGTCTCGGTGGGAATGCCTTCAAACTGTTCGCTTAAGAAGACATAGCATTGGATGGCCAGCCCATCGCTGAACTGAAAGCGGTTTTCACCCATATAAGCGAGGTGGCTCGCCGTGATGCACAATTCCTCCTGGGTTTCGCGAATGGCACATTCCTCCGGGCTTTCTCCCGGCTCGATCTTTCCGCCGGGGGCATTGATCTTGCCGGCTCCCAGACCCCGCTTTTTCCGCATCAAAAGCACCTCCTCTCCTCGGCGAATGAAGAGAAGCGTGGCCCGCATATTGGGCTGCCAACGGGACCAATCGATGTCGGAAGCCTCCTGAATGGTGGCCATACTCAGTCTTCCGCGTAGGCCTCCATGCCTTCACAGGTGCAGACGAGATTGCGGTCGCCATGGACGTTGTCGATCCGGGAGACGGTGGGCCAGAACTTGTGCCGACGGGAAGCTTCAGAAGGAAAGGCCGCCAATTCCCGGGAGTAGGCGTGGGTCCATTGGTCTGAGCAAACCTCAAGTGCGGTGTGCGGGGCGCCTTTGAGGGGGTTGTCCAGCGGATCGGCCTCGCCATGGCGGACCGCCTCGATCTCGCCGTGGATCAGGAGGAGGGCGTCGCAGAAGCGATCCAACTCCTCCTTCGATTCGCTTTCAGTCGGTTCGATCATGAGCGTGCCGGCCACCGGCCAAGACATGGTGGGAGCGTGGTAGCCATAATCCATGAGCCGCTTGGCAATGTCCTCTACCGTCAAACCGAGCTCCTCCTGCACTGCGCGCAGATCAATGATGCATTCATGGGCCACTCGACCCCGACGACCCTTGTAGAGCACCGGGAATCGGCTCTCCAAACGATGCGCCATGTAATTGGCATTGAGGATGGCGATCTCGCTGGCGGCTTTCAGCCCTTCCGCGCCCATCATGGCAATATACATCCAGGAAATGACGTTGATGCTGGAGCTGCCGAAGGGAGCGGCACTGACCGCCCCTTGGGCACTTTCACCCAGGAAGCGGTGACCAGGAAGAAAGTCCAAGAGATGCTCCGCCACGCCGATCGGCCCGACCCCCGGCCCTCCCCCGCCATGGGGGATGCAAAAGGTTTTGTGGAGATTGAGGTGGCAGACATCCGCGCCCACTCGGCCGGGACTGGTCAGCCCGACCTGGGCGTTCATATTGGCTCCGTCCATGTAGACTTGGCCGCCATGCTCATGCACGACTTGGCAAACGTCCACGATCCCCTCCTCGAAGACGCCATGGGTGGAGGGGTAGGTCACCATGAGGGCGGCCAGGCGGGCCGCGTGTTCTTGGCACTTGGCCTGCAGGTCGGCCAAATCGATATTGCCTTCCCGATCGCACCCGACCGGAATGACCTTCATCCCCACCATGACCGCGCTCGCTGGATTGGTCCCATGCGCTGAGGTGGGAATGAGGCAGATGTCCCGCTGCTCGTCCCCCCGGCTGCGGTGATACGCCCGGATCGCGAGAAGACCGGCATACTCTCCCTGGGAACCAGCATTGGGCTGCAAGGAGACCCCGGCAAAGCCTGTCACTTCGGCGAGCCAGGTGACCAGCTCTTGAAACATTTCCAAATACCCCTCAGCCTGATCGAGCGGGGCGAAGGGGTGAAGCCCGCCCACCTCTGGCCACGTCACCGGCATCATCTCGATGGCGGCATTCAGCTTCATGGTGCAGGAGCCGAGGGGGATCATGCTTTGGTTGAGCGCCAAGTCCTTGGACTCCAAACGACGCAAGTAGCGCATCATCTCGGTCTCGCTGTGGTAGCGATGGAAGACATCATGGGTAAGAAAATCGCTCGTCCTTTGGAGACTTTCAGGGAGCCGGATCTCGTCGCTTTCCTCCCCAGCGCGTCCTCCCAACAACTGGAGGAGCTGATCGACTTCCTCTTCACCACTTCGTTCATCCAAAGCGATCACCAGACCCGCCTCGCCGACGGCTCGCAAATTGAAGCCGGCTTCCCTGGCCTTCTCAAGGAGCAGGGCGCGCTCGGACACTTTCGGGAGATGGACCGTATCAAAAAAGGCTTCTTCAGCCAAGCCCAGGCCCTTGGCCAAACGCGAAGCGAGTCCATGCACTCGCCGCGCGATAGAGCGGAGTCCCTCCGGACCATGATAGACGGCATACATCGAAGCCATGACCGCCAGGAGCACCTGCGCCGTGCAAATGTTGCTGGTGGCCCTATCCCGCCGAATGTGCTGTTCCCGCGTTTGTAAAGCGAGCCGCAAGGCAGGATTTCCCCGGGCGTCTTGGGACACGCCGATCAAGCGACCCGGGAGCTTGCGCTTGAGCTTGTCCGAGCAGGCGATGAAGCCAGCATGCGGGCCACCATATCCCAAGGGGACTCCAAAACGCTGCGCACTCCCGACCACGATGTCAGCCCCCATTTCACCCGGTGGCTTGAGGAGAGTGAGCGCCAGAAGGTCGCTGGTGACGATAGAAATGACTCCGGCGGCCCGAGCCTTGGCTAAGAAGGCTTCCGGATCGCACAAGCGTCCGAAGGTGTTAGGAAAGGGAAGGATGACCGCAAAGAGCCCAGAGATCTCTTCGGGGGCGCAGGCTTGCCAATCGCCCAAGACCACTTGCAGGCCAAGCGGCTCGAGGCGGGTCTCAATCACTTCGATGACTTGCGGGTGGCAGGTGTCGGCCACGAAAACCGTGGTGCCGCGTGGCTTGGAGGAGCGCGCTAGCGCGATGGCCTCGGCCGCGGCGGTCGCTTCGTCGAGGAGGGAGGCATTGGCCACGGGCAAGCCACAGAGATCGGAGACCATGGTCTGGAAGTTCAAGAGCGCTTCCAAGCGCCCTTGGGCAATCTCGGCTTGATAGGGGGTGTAGGCGGTATACCAACCGGGGTTTTCCAGCACATTGCGCTGGATGACCGCGGGCACGAGGCAGTCGTGGTAACCCATTCCCAAAAGAGAGCGCCGGGTCTGGTTCTTGCGCATCCTGCGGTGGAGCTTCCCAAGCGCCTCGTGTTCTCCTAAGGCAGCCGGCAAGTGAAGTGCCTCGAGAGAGCGGATCGACTCCGGGACCGCCTCCGCCATCAAGCGACCGAGCGATTCACAGCCAATCTCGCCCAGCATGGCTTCTTGTTCGGCCTCGTCGGGCCCGAGGTGCCGCCTCGCAAAGTGCCCGTAGGGAAAACGGGTTTGGGGCGTGGGGGGAGCGCCCGTGGATGGTTTAGCCGACATGTCCTTGATACGCCTCCGCGTTCATGAGGTTCTCTAGTTCTGCTGCATCCGAAATCCTCACTTTGTAGATCCAGCCCGCCTCATAGGGCTCGGTATTGATGAGTCCGGGGTCGCTCTCGAGGTCGCCATTGACCTCCACCACGGTCCCACTGACCGGAGCGTAAATATCCCCGGCCGCTTTGACCGATTCCACGACCGCGATCTGGTCGCCTGCTTGAAAAGTCGCCCCCAGTTCGGGCACCTCGACAAAGACGATATCCGTCAGCTCGGCTTGCGCGTGATCGCTGATCCCAATGGTGGCGATGTCGTCATCCAGGGCGACCCATTCGTGGGAGTCCGCATACTTCAGCTCTTCAGGAATGTTCACGATTCTCGATGATAAAAAGGCTTTTTGACCACTTCAGCCGGAAAGCGACGACCTCGGATCTCGATCTCAAAAGGTCGTCCCACTTTGGCCTCCAAGGTCGGAAGATAGGCCATGGCAATTCCCACGCCAAGGCTCGGAGAAAGCGTGCCACTGGTGAGCGTGCCCACCCGCACCTCGCCGGAAAACACTTCATACCCGCTCCGGGGTGGTGGGCTCTTGCCGGTCATTCGGAGAGCGACCAAGCGCTCCGGCGGGCCGAGCGCTTTTTGCTCCGCAAGACGCTCGCGCCCAATAAAGTGCCCCTTCTCCCACGAAACCGCCCAGCCAAGGCCGGCCTCCAGCGGCGTCCGCTCCAAGGAGAGATCGGAACCGTTTAGCGGGTAGCAAACCTCTAAGCGGAGGCTATCCCGAGCACCCAAGCCGCAGGGTTGGATGCCGAGCGATTTCCCCTTGTCCAAAAAGCGTTCAAACCAGGCCGCTCCCTCGCCCACCGGGCAAAACCACTCAAAGCCATCCTCCCCGGTATACCCGGTGCGACAAACCACCCCGCTTTCCTCCGCCCGCGCGCCCAGGCGGGACGGCAACTGGCAGCCGGTAGTTTTCTCATAGAGAGCGCTCGCCCGGGGTCCCTGCACCGCCATCCCCGCATAAAGAGCGCTCCGATTCTCAAGGCGGACTCCGGTGGTCGCCTGCAGCGAAAGCCAGCGAAAATCCTCCGCCTCCATGGAGGCATTCACCACCAGGAGCACCTCTTCCTCGCTCAAGCGGTAGACGATCAAATCATCGATGATGCCCCCCTCCTCGTTCAAAAGCAGGGAATACTGCCCCTCGCCCACCGCGAGAGCGGAAGCGCGATTGGACAAAACTCGATCCAACCAAGGGAGGACCTCCGGACCCGAAGCAACCAACTCACCCATGTGGGAGATATCGAAAATCCCAACCGCCTCCCGGACCGCCCGGTGCTCCTCCATAATACCCGCATACTGGATAGGCATCTCCCACCCGGCAAAAGGCAGGCAGCGGGCGCCCAGCTCTCGATGAAGGGAATCGAGCGGGGAGCGGCGCAGCAGTTCAGCATCCATTGGCATGCCATGATTCGACCCCCAAGTCGCTTTGTCAATGCGACCTCAGCTCCTCCCCTTCCGATTTTCCCCAACCACCCTTGCCAGTCGCCCTGGGAACGTCATTACTGGGCTCGTGTCCACCCGCCCGTCTTTCCTTCGCAGGCTTTCCGAGGTCTTCTCCTTCCCGGGTCTGTTTTTCTACATCGCCTGCCTGAATGCGGTCACCTTCGCCTTGGAATTGGCCAATCCCCTCTTGGTGGAATGGATTCGTCTCGACTGGAATGCCGTCTTCCGAGGCGAACTCTGGCGGCTGGTATCCTTTCTCTTTGTGCCTTGGGAAGACCCTCGCAACCCCTGGGCCTGGATCTTCATCTTCTTTGTTCTCTTGCTGGCCCGGCTTTTCACGCAGGTCATCGAAGCCACTTGGGGCGTGGCCAAAGCCTCGGGCTACGTCTACCTCGGCATTCTTGGAAACATCCTGGGAAGCCTTTACCTGCACCTCATTACCGGCGGCTCGGGCCCCTTTCTCGGCGGCGCCGCCCTGCTCTCTCTCAGCATGTTTCTGGCCTTCGCCACGCTCCAGCCGAATGTCCCGCTCATGCTCTTTTTCGTGCTGCCCGTGAAAGTGAAATACCTGGGCTGGGTCGCGGCTGCCTTCGTCGTCTTGGCCATGCTCGGCAGCCCCATTCTCTTCCCCTTCTTTGCGCTCTCCCTTGGCAACTACCTCCTGATCTTCGGCCCGGGAACGCTACGCTCCTGGAAGCAAAATTCGCAAACCACCAAGCGTCGAGCCGACTTCAAGGGCAAGAACCTCCCAGAAACCGAAAGCTTCCACCTCTGTGTCGAGTGCGGGGCCACCGAACTCTCTCACCCGGAACTCGAATTCCGCATCGGGGAGGACGGCGAGGAGTATTGCGGGGCCTGCCTCGCCAAACGAAAATCCCTTTAGCCTTCCTTGAGCCGTGCCTCATACCAAGCTGCAGAATTGGCTGGTAGAATGGCCGAGTGGATTTCGGGCCAGACCACCAAGGCGCGACGAGGGCGCGGTGCAGGCACCGTAACCGAGGAGCAACGCAGGGCTGGCTCGAAAGACACCGGCTCTCTCTTCCCCGCGCTTCAGCGCCTCTTCCCCACAACACCTCCCCTCCATTCTTCCAGCCAATTCTGGAGGTTGGTATCAGGCGCGGGCCCCGAAAAAGCGTTGGACCGCATGGAGAGCCGCCAAGGCCTTTCCGGAGTCCATCGAGGCGCTCGCCTTTTCGAGGCCCTCTTCCAGCGTCGGGGCCAGGCCGCAAGCCAACAAGGCTCCAGCCGCATTCACGCGGACCATGTCGCGTTTCCCTCCGCCGATGCTCCCATCGAGGATCCCCGTGAGCGTCCCGGCGTTGGCCTCGGCATCGCCCCCCGCCAATTCAGCTAAATCGCATAGGCCAATCTCAAAACCTTGGAGATCCATCCCAAATCTGAGGATCTCCCCCTTTCTCAACTCGGCTGCTTCGGTGACATCTAGGACGGAAATTTCATCCATGCCTCGTCCATCCCCCGTCTTCCCATAGACCACGAGGGCCGAGACCCGGTCCAGCTCTCGCAGGATCTCGGCAAAGACTGGCACCAAGCCCGAAGAAAACACCCCGATCAACTGATGCGGAGGGCGACACGGATTGAGCAGGGGGCCCAGGAGATTGAAAATGGTCCGCACCCCCTCGCTGGCCAAGCGCTTGCGCACCGCCGCCACCGACTTGAAAGCCGGGTGGTAAAGAGGCGCAAAAAGAAAACCAAAGCCCGTCTGCTGCAAACATTCCCGAAGACGCTCCGGCGAAATCATCAGATCCACGCCGAGCGCTTCCAAAACGTCCGCGCCCCCACTCTTGGAGGTGATGGCCCGGTTCCCGTGCTTCACCACCCTGGCCCCCGCCCCCGCCAAAACGAAGGAAACCGTGGTCGAGACATTGAACATTTCCAGCTTGTCTCCCCCCGTGCCACAGACATCCACCATCGGGCCGCTCAGTTCGCCGGCCTGAATGCCGGGATCGACCGCTACCCGGAGAAACTGCTTCACAAAGGCCGCGATTTCCCGTGGCGTCTCTCCCCTCTGAGAGAGCGCCTTCAGGAAAGCCGCCTTGGCATCTTCGGCTTCCGTCTCGGCCAGCAGAGCGGTGGCCGCGGCCGCGATTTCTTCGGCCACCAGCTCAGTCGTGGCCGCGCGTTCAGTCAAATGGAGCAAATCCTTCATCTCTCAGGCTACGGCGCAAGTCCTCCAGACGCCAAGACCATTCCACCCAGAGGGGCGTATTCCTTTGCGAGATGGAAACGAGTCCCAAGGCTTCCGCAATCTTCTTCTTCGATGGAGTCTGCCACCTTTGCGATCACGCGGTCCATTTTCTCCTCTGGATCGATCGCAAAAAAGCCTTCGCGGTCGCTTCTCTTCAAGGAGAAACCGCCGCCTCCCTCTTGCCCGAATCGTTGCGCGCCTCGCCCGGGAAAGATCCTGACTCCTTGGTTCTCTATCTCCAAGACAAAGATGCACCAAAAATCCTGACCCGATCCGACGCGCTCCTCGAACTTTGCCAGATTCTCGGCGGCCCTTGGCGACTCTTTCGGCTCTTCAAGATTCTCCCCCGCGCCTGGAGGGATGCCCTCTATCGAGTCATCTCGAAAAACCGCTTCCGCCTCTTCGGTCGCAAAGCCCAGTGCGAACTCCCCACCCTAGAAGAAAAGGCTCGCCTACTCCCATGAGAGTCCCGTCGAGGGATCTGCCGGCTTGGGGTCGAGCACTCCCTGCTTCACGAAGAAATCGTCCATCAAATCAAGCGACTGCGCGTAGGTGCCAAGATTGACATTGGCATTGAAAAAACTGTGATCACTTTCCTCGAAGATGACCAACCGGCAGTCGTTCTTTTTTCGCCGCATCAGCTTTTCAAAGCGCTCAACCGGCCCCACCGGCACAATCCGGTCCGCCCCACCGTGCACCATCAAGATCGGGGGCACCTTCTTGCGAACCAACTCCACCGGATTCCAGTGCCGCTTTCGATTTTTGGAGGCTGTCAAGGCGGGGTGGTGGAAAGGAGAGTCCTTGGATACATCCACAATCGGCGCAAACAGCCCCAAGGCCTGGGGCGCCGAAACCTCGTCCGTCTCCTCGGCCTCTCTCATGGCCAAAGAGAGAAGAGCGTGCCCCGCGGCCGAGCCAGCGATCGCGCCCACTCGATCTCCGTTCAAGCCCAGTTCGGAGGCAAAGCGCTGCACCCAACGGAGGGCCGCTTGGATATCGGAAATCCCCTCCAGAGGGGACTCGGCGCCAGTGGCTTGGGTGCGGTATTCCACCACGGCCGCGACCGCGCCCCGATGGCGAAAATTCAGGCAATGGGGGGCAAACTGACTCGGATGAATCCGATCCCAGCGGCTACCGGGAAAGCAGAGAATGATCGGTCGCCGCTCTCCCTTTTGATGCCCAGTCGGCAAAAAAAGAGTCAGGTGCAGCTGCTGGCCATCGACCTCCCGGTAAGGAGCCGGATAGCCATACTCGAGCAGCTTCTCGCGCTCCGCAAAAGCCGGCTCCCCCGGTGGGGGTGGAGGATCTTCGGGAAAAATCGGAGCTTGCAGGTCCACAGTCTTCTGCGCAGTCTGGAGTCTTCGGAAAGGCGCTGGAAGCGGGCAAGCGCCCGCATCCAGCGAAGCGCATACAGTTTCAGATCGAGATGCTTTTCAAGGACTACTTTCCCACGCCGGCCACCCTTCTTCTCCTGGGCATCCCTCTCTCCGCCGCCCCCACCGCCCCTGTTCCCTCGCGACTCGCCCTCGAAGGGGCCTACCAAGGTTGGCGAAGCGCGCTCACACAAAAAGACCTTCGCTCTTGGCAATATTACACCGCCGATTACCGCCGGATTCAAATCCGCAACACCATCGTCTCCCAAAAGCAGCCCTTCCCCCAAGCAGTCCTCGAAAGGCCGGTGCTCGCGCCTGCGCTCACTGGTCTGCGCTTTCTTGGAATCCGCACGGGGGATCGGACCGCCTCCGCCAGCTACTTCGGGCCCGTTGACTTTGGACTCCCCCCCGGGGACGAGATTCCCGACAATCTTCTCATCCTCCACTTCGTGCACGAAGAAGCCCGCTGGCGATTTGATCGGGCGCAGTATTTGAACCTGGAGGCGCGTCCCGAGATTCGACGAGAAATCGAGCAAGGTGGGCTGGGAATTTTGGAGGAGCCTTCCCTCCAGCCCCAGGTTCAGCCCCCCCCACTTCCACCCCTCTGCCGAGCACCGGAGTATATCGCCAAAGTCTTCGCGGAGGTGCCCGGCCTGCGAGCCGAAGTGGATTTTGGCGGGTCGGAAGTCTATCTCTTTGAGGACGAGCGCCGTGCTGACCTCATCATTGGAGGTCTCCAACGGGGCGTGAACAAAATTTCCTACCGCTTGGGCCCTCTCGAGAAAACGGAGGAAAACGCCCCCCTGCCCAACAAAGAAGGCTTTGAAATCTCTGTTTGGATCATGCCTGAACGCGAAGGACAAATTCCGGTGAGGGTCTTTCAGGAAAAGATTTTGCCAGGAGAGACGCCTCTGAAAAAGCGCTCCGCCCTCCTCTCGATCACGGCACAAAACCTCGCCGGGCGAAATCCCGCCAAATAAAGACCGGCTCCCTCCGTCCATCTTGCAGCCACCTTCATTAGAAAATCTCACGATCAAAAAGTCTGGTTTTTATGAAAAACTCGATATTTAAGCTATGCAAAGCATTTTTCTGCGATAAAATCTAAAAATGTCGGCTGACTCGCACAGCGCTGGGACGTCCGTGGCTACCTCGGGGGAATACCTTACCTTCACCTGCGAGGCTTGTCACCATGCCCTGACGGTGCCGCTCCACCTGGCTGGTGTTCGAGGACCTTGTCCT
This window encodes:
- a CDS encoding DCC1-like thiol-disulfide oxidoreductase family protein, whose amino-acid sequence is METSPKASAIFFFDGVCHLCDHAVHFLLWIDRKKAFAVASLQGETAASLLPESLRASPGKDPDSLVLYLQDKDAPKILTRSDALLELCQILGGPWRLFRLFKILPRAWRDALYRVISKNRFRLFGRKAQCELPTLEEKARLLP
- a CDS encoding 8-oxo-dGTP diphosphatase yields the protein MATIQEASDIDWSRWQPNMRATLLFIRRGEEVLLMRKKRGLGAGKINAPGGKIEPGESPEECAIRETQEELCITASHLAYMGENRFQFSDGLAIQCYVFLSEQFEGIPTETEEADPKWTKIEAIPYQEMWEDDQYWLPQILAGQTFLGCYFFKGDRLVWKDLQFDQ
- a CDS encoding alpha/beta hydrolase, with amino-acid sequence MDLQAPIFPEDPPPPPGEPAFAEREKLLEYGYPAPYREVDGQQLHLTLFLPTGHQKGERRPIILCFPGSRWDRIHPSQFAPHCLNFRHRGAVAAVVEYRTQATGAESPLEGISDIQAALRWVQRFASELGLNGDRVGAIAGSAAGHALLSLAMREAEETDEVSAPQALGLFAPIVDVSKDSPFHHPALTASKNRKRHWNPVELVRKKVPPILMVHGGADRIVPVGPVERFEKLMRRKKNDCRLVIFEESDHSFFNANVNLGTYAQSLDLMDDFFVKQGVLDPKPADPSTGLSWE
- the gcvH gene encoding glycine cleavage system protein GcvH — translated: MVNIPEELKYADSHEWVALDDDIATIGISDHAQAELTDIVFVEVPELGATFQAGDQIAVVESVKAAGDIYAPVSGTVVEVNGDLESDPGLINTEPYEAGWIYKVRISDAAELENLMNAEAYQGHVG
- the gcvP gene encoding aminomethyl-transferring glycine dehydrogenase, which codes for MSAKPSTGAPPTPQTRFPYGHFARRHLGPDEAEQEAMLGEIGCESLGRLMAEAVPESIRSLEALHLPAALGEHEALGKLHRRMRKNQTRRSLLGMGYHDCLVPAVIQRNVLENPGWYTAYTPYQAEIAQGRLEALLNFQTMVSDLCGLPVANASLLDEATAAAEAIALARSSKPRGTTVFVADTCHPQVIEVIETRLEPLGLQVVLGDWQACAPEEISGLFAVILPFPNTFGRLCDPEAFLAKARAAGVISIVTSDLLALTLLKPPGEMGADIVVGSAQRFGVPLGYGGPHAGFIACSDKLKRKLPGRLIGVSQDARGNPALRLALQTREQHIRRDRATSNICTAQVLLAVMASMYAVYHGPEGLRSIARRVHGLASRLAKGLGLAEEAFFDTVHLPKVSERALLLEKAREAGFNLRAVGEAGLVIALDERSGEEEVDQLLQLLGGRAGEESDEIRLPESLQRTSDFLTHDVFHRYHSETEMMRYLRRLESKDLALNQSMIPLGSCTMKLNAAIEMMPVTWPEVGGLHPFAPLDQAEGYLEMFQELVTWLAEVTGFAGVSLQPNAGSQGEYAGLLAIRAYHRSRGDEQRDICLIPTSAHGTNPASAVMVGMKVIPVGCDREGNIDLADLQAKCQEHAARLAALMVTYPSTHGVFEEGIVDVCQVVHEHGGQVYMDGANMNAQVGLTSPGRVGADVCHLNLHKTFCIPHGGGGPGVGPIGVAEHLLDFLPGHRFLGESAQGAVSAAPFGSSSINVISWMYIAMMGAEGLKAASEIAILNANYMAHRLESRFPVLYKGRRGRVAHECIIDLRAVQEELGLTVEDIAKRLMDYGYHAPTMSWPVAGTLMIEPTESESKEELDRFCDALLLIHGEIEAVRHGEADPLDNPLKGAPHTALEVCSDQWTHAYSRELAAFPSEASRRHKFWPTVSRIDNVHGDRNLVCTCEGMEAYAED
- the gcvT gene encoding glycine cleavage system aminomethyltransferase GcvT; this encodes MPMDAELLRRSPLDSLHRELGARCLPFAGWEMPIQYAGIMEEHRAVREAVGIFDISHMGELVASGPEVLPWLDRVLSNRASALAVGEGQYSLLLNEEGGIIDDLIVYRLSEEEVLLVVNASMEAEDFRWLSLQATTGVRLENRSALYAGMAVQGPRASALYEKTTGCQLPSRLGARAEESGVVCRTGYTGEDGFEWFCPVGEGAAWFERFLDKGKSLGIQPCGLGARDSLRLEVCYPLNGSDLSLERTPLEAGLGWAVSWEKGHFIGRERLAEQKALGPPERLVALRMTGKSPPPRSGYEVFSGEVRVGTLTSGTLSPSLGVGIAMAYLPTLEAKVGRPFEIEIRGRRFPAEVVKKPFYHRES
- the trpD gene encoding anthranilate phosphoribosyltransferase translates to MKDLLHLTERAATTELVAEEIAAAATALLAETEAEDAKAAFLKALSQRGETPREIAAFVKQFLRVAVDPGIQAGELSGPMVDVCGTGGDKLEMFNVSTTVSFVLAGAGARVVKHGNRAITSKSGGADVLEALGVDLMISPERLRECLQQTGFGFLFAPLYHPAFKSVAAVRKRLASEGVRTIFNLLGPLLNPCRPPHQLIGVFSSGLVPVFAEILRELDRVSALVVYGKTGDGRGMDEISVLDVTEAAELRKGEILRFGMDLQGFEIGLCDLAELAGGDAEANAGTLTGILDGSIGGGKRDMVRVNAAGALLACGLAPTLEEGLEKASASMDSGKALAALHAVQRFFGARA
- a CDS encoding LysR family transcriptional regulator, which produces MALAFPFDLATWAVLDFLRGVNVHHLELFYYVAKFEGITNAVRCMPYPIQQPAVSGQLLQLEGSLGVKLFQRRPFQLTPEGERLYDFIYPFYSRLPSLQEWIRQERSQHLRLAASATVLSSHLPDLLSEFRQDWPELRLSLHQVNPSEAELLLTRQEVDLAISAIPSTPARGLTATRLLEIPLLLLAPPGSRVASIEGLASTAGSIELPLISLPPHEPLAQTFEKELSRRGLLWPPQIEVSNLETIRSYVAQGFGYGLSVAVPGVAPSGDMEEIPLNDFPSIEVGLLHGAPLKPVAQAFLEKTVRQAANLIQ